From Xiphophorus couchianus chromosome 7, X_couchianus-1.0, whole genome shotgun sequence:
CTGGTCCACCTCTGGAGGATAAATCTGCGCTAGTTCATCAGTCAGTTGGATCTGTCTGATACAACCCGATTAACTTTTATCAGAGGCCCGAGGATGAATTAAACCCAGCATGTTATTTTATAACTATTTTACTGCTTTAGTCCACAATTTGAGTAAGCAGTGCAACTAATCACGTTTTTAGAATTTGTCCGTGGTCTTAAAAGACGGGCTCAATTGAAACTCGGTCGCAAGCTTTTTACCCCATCCGGGCGTATGCTTTCACAaggattaatttttttgtgtggtttcacTTCCCCAAAACCAACCAATGTCCAACTGGGACATCTTCCGCGCTCCTCCCAAGAGTTGATACCCTATACCACtgtttttcaaccttttttgaGCCAAGGtacattgttttcattgaaaaaatcgCAAGGCACACCACcaaccaaaaatgtaaacaaatgataGTCTATAGCCACctatattaaatatatagtCATTCTTATCAAAGTGTCTTGAATAGgaatcaaataaacacaaaaatgtatttttttatcatattttatatttcatcatttcaaaTTGCACTTAACATGTCCACTTCAAAAGTAGTCCCAACCACTTAGCCATAAGTGGTTGGGACTGCAGCTGGCGTAGTTTTTCTCCTGATGCCAGAATGTCGGGAACTGGAAGTGGTCCTACAAACATCAGTGACATAATCATAATAAGTTTTGACAAAGGAAACAtaggtacaaaaaaataaaccagttaTACCTGTGTAAGCTCTGTAAAGTGTGGAGTGCAGATATCTTTTCACCATAGTTTTGGGCTTCCGCACCACCACGTCGCTGACAGGTTTAGGATGTATCCCCTTACAAGAAATACACAGAAAGATATGTCAaactaaagaacaaataaagGGATGGGTGAGCAATTTGTTAGGACATAATGATTTGGcacagtttagatttttacccaacttgcaaataaaactaattgaCAGCAGTTGAGCCTGTATTTTTTTCACTGcctacaaaaaaaagacattttagaaacaaatcATGAGAGAAATTATATTTGACACAAGTAATATTGAGATTACAACAAATTTATACGGCACTTATAAAATACAAGTGGGAAAGGAACCTAAATGGCTGCACGACACAATCAAAGGAGGAATAAATTGTGTACAACTATAGTACTGTTATTTTAAGATCATATATATGACAGTATATGTAATTTAGAGTATGTGGATATCACATACCATAGGACAgtgttcctctgtgtttttcttaccTGTGTTCTTGGTCTGTGCCATTTTTGTAAATCACTTGTGCAGGAGGAACAGTTGGCAGCTGGAATTGGCAGTAGTGTGCAGTCTGGTAAAGAAGTGCAACTACATGATTGCAAAATCCTTTACCACCTGCACAGCTACAGGAATAATCCAATAATTCAGCCTTTTCTTTTCCAACACCCAGTGATATTTAAAATAGACAAGTGTTTCAGCAACACATATACATCAATACATATAGCATGTTTAGCTTTAAACAAGTAATAGATTCTAGTTTGAAGGTAAGGTtcaacaacagcagaaaaaaaacacagactatgttgcaacagaaacagaaaacaaatagtaACCACTGAACAGGAAGATGTTAGAATAAGCTCTGAGTCCAGAAGTCGTGAGGAAAAGTTCTTCAGCTGTCAAATATGAACAGGAACTCGAACGAACAAGAGCCAACCGGTTTCTGACTGTTTCAAACCTGCAGCTAGCGCGGTTCCTCATTTTTCTTCGTGGATCTGAAGCATCTAGCTCTGACAACTACCTGTCCCTCGACAATATTTGACACTACAGGCATGCAGAAGTAAAGCATAGTTTCAACATTAAGCATCATCTAGTATCTCATAGCTAAGTTCTAGCATGCTGTTTTTCACAAACTGTACTGgcaaatacatttcagaatgtcaaaatatatttgaaaagtttaaactaCGTCTGTCTCCAATATTTCACGTAAATTAGCAAACTAAGTTAGGCTTCATTACGATGTTTGTGTAGTTCATATATTGTAGCTATAGGTTAGCTCGCTAAGCTACGTCTTTTCTTACCTTGATAGCTGTGGATATATTCTTCGTGGAAGAACTTGTTTcctttcacatatttgttgGTGGGTGAATTCGCCGCTGCGATTTCCTCCGCATCAGCGAAAGAAAGTGCTAGCAAATTAAGTAAGGCTGATGAAAAGCACCGGAGGAGGAGAGACATTTTTCATTGTACTTGAATTACAGTCACCAAAACAGGAAGTGCCCCAGCCCTTTCAGATGCAGCTTCCGGTTGTCGTGAAAAAGGTCTATTCTCTTGTTTTAACGTACAATGCTATGTACCTACTGCCATCTAGTGATAAGGAAATTACATGATTTCGCCGCTAGTGACTACTACAGCACAGACACTCGAAAATGGCATATTATTTGCAGAtaataaattagttttcaaaaaatctttttagaaaaattagGTGAAATTGGATAATTTCCACGGCACACCTGACGATCACTCAGGAGTGATCGTCAGGTGTGCCGTGGAAATGGTggggacatgtccacaccagtcTAGTTAACACATATTGGTTGTGGATAGGACCTACTAGATCTACCTATCTTTGTCCATGGTCTTGGTGGTAGTTCTTCATGAAGATCAACGCCTAGCGTTGATCTTCATGAAGAAGCTGATTGAGCACACAAGTTGAACAGTTTCTGATCAGTTTCTCTACATCAAAGTCCATGGTGGGCCAGTAAAATTTGCTCCTCAGATACTGTCCCTCTCCCCCACATGAGTCTCATGTCAGCTTTACAGTGCTTCCTTCACCCTTGCTCTTTGAAGTACCATGCTGTGTCCTCTCAGCACAAGTCCAACATATGTGCTGAACTCCCCAGTTCAGCACATATGGCTGCAACTCTGACCAAATTGGGTTTGtccattttcctgttttcagttGCTTCATTATGTCATCctttgtcattttctgctttatgtCCTAAAAGCTCGTGGCTTGCACCTCATGCAAGCCATGAGGTGCAAGCACTATCAGCACTATGCCCACATACATTTTCACATACTCATTGTTTTTTGACTCTGGTAAAGTAAATTGTGAAATGAATATGTTACGTTGGACATTCCGACTATGTGTTCTATTCTATAATCATAGAATTGCTGTCTCAAACCAAgtttatttgctaaaactgaCCATAAGAGGGCTGCGGGGGAGGTTTGCAGAGCAGAGTCAGTTTGAAGAGTTAACTTAGCTCTCTACAAATTCGTTCTAAAATGTTCCACAGTACATACGCATCCTAAATCCCTGTGTTCTGTCTAAGAATAGCAACATTCTTTTGGGGTCCATGAATGGCTTGCAGGTTACTGGTTTGTTCTGTCCATCTGATTGGATCTGTAGCAAAATTGCACCTAATCCTACTGGACTAGCATCACTAATTACAACTGTTGGTGCATCTAGGTGAAAGGAGGATAGGCATGACTCACACACCAATCCTTCTTTCGTTACTTGGATTTATCTTTCTGTTTCACTTGTCCACTCCCATGCTTATCCCTTCCTACTCACCGTCTTTAGAGGTTCTGATAAGGTTGCATAGTTTGGTATAAATTTCATCAGAAATCCACAAAGCATCAGGTCTGGATGCTATACTATCACTAGAAGATACTACATATCATCTTCTTCACTTGAAAACTGGACTTTTCGAGTACAGTTTAATTCCTGTTTTGGTGATCACATGTCAAAGTATCTCAATCTGATGTAATCGAAGATGCACTTGCCTCTGTTGAGGATTAGACCGCTGCTAATCCTCAACAGAGGACAGGTAGTATCATTGACATCATTTGATAGCAAAGACTGAAGGTTGTTTTAAAAGGTTGAAGCAAATTAATGAGACAATCTAGACCTGtctcattaattttttttttttttttttttttttttaaatgattctgtTGAACCACAATTCAAAAGCAATGTCTGATtttcagggctgcacagtggcgcagttggtagcactgttgccttgcagcaagaaggtcctggtttcgattcccggccggggtctttctgcatggagtttgcatgttctccctgtgcatgcgtgggttctctccgggtactccggcttcctcccacagtccaaaaacatgactgtcaggtcaattggtttctctaaattctccctgggtgtgagtgtgtgtgtgcatggttgtttgtcctgtatgtctctgtgttgccctgcgacagactggcgacctgtccagggtgtaccccgcctctcgcccggaacgtagctggagttgggcaccagcaaccctcccgaccccattagggacaagggtgaacagaaaatggatggatggatggatgtctgattttcataatttatgtaTATAAACAATAGGGTATTGTGTGGATTGTGTTGACAATACCTTGGCTGTTGCTTGGGCTCGGACCTCTGGACCTCCGGCAATATCCAGTGTGTCATATAGCTGCTCAtatacctaaaaaaaacaacaaaagaaaatttaaaaagaacatgGTAAAATGTGAAGGATACATGCAGAATGCTTTGTGAAAGCAttcacaaattttattttgtactatAATAGCTGCAAACATGGGATTTTCTTGGGACTTTATGTGAAAAGTGCAGAATTACTAAGTGGAAGGCAGTGAATTTGTGGTTGgtactttttctttccaaattaattcataaataaCTTCTTTAGCACTTTGCAGTCAATTAATATATAATTAATTCAATACAGTCATCAATACAAAGCTGTGCTGTATACTAGGTATAAAACACTGCAATCGAccttagttaaaaaaataaaaataaaacgcagCAGATTGCATTGAATCACTGGCTTTGCAGCAATCTTCATGTTGGGACAGCACCTTAACAAGAAAAGGCCTCTGGCAGAAAGTGGCTTGGATTTGTATTCTATGGGTCCTTTTCAGTTAACAACTTAATGCAGTTGGTTTGACTTTCTTAGATTGACAAATTTTTATCACATGACATTTAAGCCAAATCTAACTTCAAgttcagttcaaattcaaaaatactttattaatcccaaaagaaaattaaatgttgtaactcatattattTTAGCTTCTGGAAGTCTGAAGTAGACAAAGTGAAAATGAGTACACTTCTCTGTAGTGCTCCTGTTCTGCTGACCACCTGGTTAGACACACAATCCTTCAGTCGCTCAAGCTGCGGTCTTTTTGTCACCTGATTACCTTGAGTTTTGACAAAGCAAATTAGACTGAATTGCATTAAATGCACTGGAGAACATGATTCTCACAGTGCTGCCTCCTTTGACCAGATGAGAGAAGGTTGGTTAAACATGTGTATGATCCATCAATTCATCCATTATCATACATGCTTATTCCTAGTGGGGTTgccaggggtgctggtgcctatctccagcagttAACGGGTGTTCGTTACTCTAGCAATAGTCAGCCCCGCCCACTCCTCACAACTCCTCTgagctgactactgaccagttctctgtctaacaggtccggaatatctctaagacctgggtctTACCCTACAGGAGGTCTATGAGAGATAACCTGTTTAAACTGGTGGTGAGAGAGGCttgtctagctctaactaccttcgatccagaagttacgaccctctACAGTTAAGGAACAGTCaactgagtagccctcacagctgcgaaTTCCCAACAACCACTTCTGTTAATGGTAACCCCCTCTCTTAAATAACCTGCACTTGGAAATGGCTAGATTAGATTTAGTGACTTAGATTCAAGTCCCAGGGTCGTTATTTTTATACTCACTAAAGGAAAGTCCGAAGCCACCACATTACTGGAATCATGTAcactaattttactttaattggaGAAACTAAAATAACCAATGACCcaattaatttcaatgtccaccaacctctacaaaattttaaaaagatatattttattaagcaagctttaGCAGGGATAAGTGACATACAGATTAATTATTAGAGattacatttctaatttaaaataataaaatcaacataaaccaaacatttcatcCTAACTCCCTTCCCTGACCTGTGTCACTAGTAAACTGAGAGATGCTTTTGGGGAgcagttcaactcatacccagatGGCAGTTGATCTTGGCAACAGAAGTCTTTAATTCCTTGGTTCAGAATCTTTGTCTTTGTGTAgtaaaatcctctttagaatagaagcaaagctGAATTGGTCCTTGTCCTTTGAACATCCAATTCTTCATCCCTCCCGggatctttgtcttttctccaagtccgTTGCGGTTGGTTTGAGGTCGTTGGGTTGAGGCAGAGTCGGCGGTAGAATCAGGAGCCGGGGCTGGGGGCTGATGGATCTTGTCCCTTCTTGGCGGCGCGAAGTCTCAACTTCCCCGTGGCTCTAGGGTGGGGTCCTCTGCTGATGTTTCCTCTGCGTCCTCTTGTTGATTCGTCTTGGCGCCGCGGACTAAGAGCggtttcttcctctttctgccgTCTTTTATACTACCTCAGCCCATTGTTGTGTATGGGGGAGATGGTGTACGTGACTTCTTGAATGTTCGATGAGTCTGTGGAAAGTCCCAACCTTTCCCAACCATCAGCCCTTGCGTGACTCACAGCGCCAAACATCATGTGAACTTCCCCTTTTTGCAAGGCCATCTGGTGACTTTCGCAATTGTACTTCCCCAAAATTCTCCTGCTTCTCTGCTCTGCTCAGCTTGCCTATTGTGACACAGCCTGGGAACAGGACCTCACTTATTACTTTAATTCCATCTTTTTAAGTcaacacatttctgttaattCATTATAAATCATTAACACAATCATTTTATCGTTTACATTCATCATAACTTTAAGTATGATGTTAAATCAACACATTCCTATAATCCATTATCAATTATTAATCATGACTGTAAATCACATACATAATTATCAATCATAATCATCATGTTTGTATAAGCATTACggattaaaatacaaaaatacatttcagaaaatcattcagtgtttatatgttttatgtttaattatacTTAAATCAAACTCCAAGATTACTTATTTCTCTCAAGCCTTTATGCTCtgttttctgcgtgtacctggaaagatctcacaacCCTATGCCAGTTTTTACGACACGGGCAAGAGGTGggttacaccctggacaggtcgccagtccatcacagtgCCAGGTATACCATGGCATCTTTAATTCCAATTCAGTATTCAAATGGAAATTCCCCTGTCACTTGCTGGGGGTTCTCATATGTGCTTTTATGCTTACTCAGGTGGGCCAACAGGAATTTCATAATCTGGTATGTCATGCTATATATGTCATCTGGTCCAGTGTCGTTAATGACTCATGGGTGAGATTTCTTTGGTACCAAAACCAGGCAGGATGTCTTCCTCAACACTGTAGCCATCTCTTGGTTCCAGTGTTTAAGAAGTGCTACAGAATCCCACAGCTTCTTTGCACAGGCCATCAGAATTTGGGGCATGTCCAAGGCTTCAGCCTTGcagtgcatgaacctactatttgGCCACCCCTAACCAGTGTGCACAAGTAGAAATggtcgcagtgggcccagccgtacatgaagattaattttcaaacagacttgttcactgatgactgctgtgcaaccctggatggtccagatggatgcagtagtggattggtgatGGAtagccaccacatcccaacacagttgtgacgtcagcaaggaggtggtggagtaaTTCttttgggctgaaatcatggGAAGAGAGCTAGttggccccttcagagtccctgaagatGTGAAAATGACCTCTGCAAAGGATATgaactttctgactgatcactttctttcatggttcaaaaagaagagccgtaccatccgtagcaaaatcatcttcatgcatgacaatgcaccatctcatgctgcaaggaataccactgtgtcattggctgctataggcatgaaaggggagaaactcatggtttGGTCACCATcttcctctgacctcaaccctattgagaatatttggagtttcctcaagcagaagatctgagggtggaatgcagttcatatcaaaacagcagctctgttgCTTCCTACATCCTTTGTAGGATGTATTCTGACATCCtacaaagaaattcaagcagaaactatccacaaactcacaagttcaaagGATGCAaaaattgtgcaggtgatatcaaagaaggggtctaactcggtctgttaaaataacttttgattttagtacatgtgaccacttaatgctgcacattcaaagaatgaccgtttacagttctttataatccataaaatgtttagaaaatctgctgtgcataataatttggaacagtgccttttgagttttttatttttgaaaaaaatactgttctcatggggagctttgttcagtaaaatttcatttatactgtactgtaatagttcatgacttgaaaattatactgaccatcatttggattgaccatttaagaaaatatcacttgtaTACTAATTTGGAACCTGATTATTGTTGTACTTCTTCTTGCTGtctttaattttaactttgacCTGCTTCTACATATTCCTCAATAACTCCCTGTTTCTCTCCTCTTTGAGATCACCGGTGAGCTCGAGTTTATTAGGGAAGCATTTCTCTGTTTTGGTGAGGATAGTGCTTTTCACACAGACGTTTATAGTCAGTCACACACACAAGTATTGCATTGATGTCCTCTCCATGTGACCTGCACGCAATATCCCAGTCCAAAACCTCAAAACATCTCTGCATAacttcttctgctttttgtgaCCATCTTCTCACAGTTTTCTTCATTACAGGTCGCCTCTTAACAAGgagtttttacaaaaatatgtaaaaaatcaACCATGCCTCAGTGGTTTTGATACAGCCAGCAGGTTTAAGACCTGACAGGATGGGGCATTCAGCATGACACTGGGCAGGTAACATGTTCATGCTCTCGTGCTTCCCATACTACTTTGTTATGATTATGGATGgccaaatctaaaaaaaaaagcaaacatcctTCCAGCTACACAACATGCAGCTGGAAGGATGACaagagaaaataatcaaataatgatccacaaaaatgtttttctaccaGAAACGAAGGagttaaagtttaaagaaaagaaaattcagaaTGAAAGCAACAGAGCTACTACTCCAATACACTGGCACCTTCAGAAGCGCAATTCTAGAAgttaagattatttaaaaagtatacTGAACAAAGATTCCAGTTtgcaaatgttgaaaaagacAGGAAGTTAAGCAAAGAGCAGGAGGAATGAATGCAAACGCAAGccacactttttacattttgatttttttttaaccttgtaTTCTTCTCTTTTGACTTTACAAATATGTTAAGCCCCCTTCCCCaatgcattgaagtttgcaGTTTGAactcagacaaaataaataaaagctttaaggTCAGACCATATTACATGAGCCTACACATTCATCAAGTGTACCTCCCTGATGGCAGCACAGAATTTGCTTTGCAGAACTCTCTGTAGGGCCTGCAGTTTGGGAGGCGGCAACTCCCCGGTTCTCTGCAGCCGGTCCAGCAGCTCAATCACCCTGCACACATCTGAAAGACAAGCCTGGGTtactgaaaaaaacatatacagcTGTTAGTGAAGGTTCACTCAGtcagatttctcttttcttaAAACTTGCTCCTCTATCATTACAATGTTTGATGGACTCATCTTCACTGTATGAATAAAGGGTCAAAGAGTTTAAGAAACTAtatttttcagtgtgaaatCCACACATTCTTATGTTAGCTGAGCCGCCTGTTGCGGCTCAGCTCACCTGAACCCAATTACCTCATCCTACTGGGAGTACAAGAGGAGATGACCGCCAGCACCTCTTCGCTTGAGTGTTAGCCAATTacgggttttttccccccatgacGCTCAAGATCCTCCACAGACGATCTCCACTGGTGATTTCTGGAAACATCTTCCTCGCGACGCCGCGGGTCTCACCCGCTGG
This genomic window contains:
- the lin7b gene encoding protein lin-7 homolog B isoform X2 is translated as MMSSFYHPTKEAEMAAMTEPLCLERDVCRVIELLDRLQRTGELPPPKLQALQRVLQSKFCAAIREVYEQLYDTLDIAGGPEVRAQATAKTAHYCQFQLPTVPPAQVIYKNGTDQEHSDVVVRKPKTMVKRYLHSTLYRAYTGPLPVPDILASGEKLRQLQSQPLMAKWLGLLLKWTCHSGSLRSQ